The sequence gattcacgattcaaaaAGGTCACCGCCCAAACGCCGCGCAGCTTGGTGACGATGCACACGTTCAGTCCGTCAAgtccttcttcttcgtcgccCACGGTTTACCTTCTGCCCTGTACAAGTTGTACCATAGCAAAGCAAGGATGAGACTCATAGCAGTACCTCTGGCTCGAGCTAGACCAACATCACATCCCATCACAACATTTGTCGCACAAACAGCCTCGAGAGCAGCTGAAAAAGCTGcagccgatgcagcagcaaagccgaACAATGGAGCCAACCCACCCAAGCTCCCTTTCACGACCCGCATGTTGAACAAAGCATCCGCTTTCTGGATCGATCTAGGACGAACGGATCAGACGAGTACGTTTGACTGGAAGCGAAGGACGTATGTGCTGGGAGAGCGTTTGATGGATCGCATCGAATATCAGGAATGGGCGCTCAAAGGAATCGATCCTGCCATGGGTCCACATCTTATCCGCCGAGAGCGCAAAGATGCAGATAGCCCAGAAGCGACGAATGGAGGCATTCCGAAGCTCGATCATGTGCCACTTCTGTACCCAccctcgctgctcgagccagAACGACTGCTCAAGAGCTTGAAGAATCTGACGGACCATCGCACACCACACCACTACCGCCGCTTCTGGTACTGTGTGGTAGGCATGCCCATCACCATTCCATTTGCTCTTGTTCGTAAGTATTTCTGCTAGTTCTCTCTCTTGATCAATCCGAGGAGACTGATGCGATGATGTTTTGTTGTCATTTTTTTGCAGCTGTGGTACCAAATCTGCCATTCTTCTATCTCGTCTACCGAGCATGGAGCCACTGGAAAGGTAAGTTGTAAAGCGTCACAACAAGCACTGTCTGCACTGCGGCCCATTGACGTGTCTATCCATCGACATCCTACACCTTGCCATCTCAATACACAGCATACAAATCGTCGCAGTACCTCTCGACATTAATAGGCCAAGACCGCGTCCGTCCCACCGAAAGCAAAgatctcgacgccatcTTCGCACAGGCCTCACCACCTGTGGATGCATCATCACCTGAAGCATCGAACAAAGAGACTGAGACCACAGCAACAACGTCCACATCCAATCCCGCTCAAAACGAGCACATGCTCCTGCTGACACACCACATTCCAATGCTGATGGACAAGATGGAATTTCCCGAATGGGTCCAGGCCGATCTACGTCGTGCGCGCCTACAGGTAGAGAAGAGCATCGCGgagaacaagctcgatgagctcgaaAGTAGCGCAGAGAACGAGAGTCAGGAGAGCAAGAAGTGACCCGAAATCACGCCTCAGTTTGTAGAAATGCCAACATCGCGCCTTGTGGAACTCCTAACCACACCTTTCTGTCAATTTATGCCCTAAACTGGAAGGTCTTGTCGCATTGTCAATGTTGTTGAATGAGTGGATCGATCAGTGGTCCAGAGGTGGAAGATCAAATGTGCCTGTTGAGCTCAAGCGCTTGACCTCAACAGGACCGGAAAAGTCAACCTCTGGATCGATGTTCTGACAGAATAGGACAACAATTAGGTCAGGCTTCATCACTCTTGATGAAAAGCATATGCCAAAGGCACTCCGATACTCACACCGTAGATATGGCCAAAAACTGTACCAGCAGCGGGATCGAATTGCAGCTTGATGGGGATATCGCGCTGCCTGTCGACGCTCGACCTCTTGAACGTGTAGATGTAAAGTGTGTCGCCgcagccgctgctcgagccgaAGAAGCGTTCGAGTGTGCCTGGAAGCTGATCCGCGGTTGACAAGTGGATGAAGCCGTCGTTGGTCTGCATGGGTTGTAAATATTGACAAATGAAGTCAGCGTCGCGAACAGGCGATCTCGCAGACAAGTACGTGAAGAGCACATACGTCAAGTGCAGTACCGGCCCAATTGGTGCTGGACATTTCCTCTTTCTCCTGCGGAGTGAGAATCTTGTAAAGCGTAGTGCTTGTTTTTGGGTCCCTCATATCTGTGTTTCCTCCGATGCCGAGATAAGTGAGTGTCTTGAAGGGCAAATGGTGCCGCTGACCGAGCTTGTGCGCTTTCTGCCCGCTATCCAACACCAGCTCATTCCGCTCGCGGCTGTGTCCAACTTATTTTACTGAAACCGTgaaccattcacgattcacgatttgtgattcgtgattcttcttGCAACAACGTTTCCGTGTTCCGAAAACTTTCCAAGCCGTCCTCAGATAGGCTTTCTTCCTCCACTCGAGAAGGTGACACAAGCCTGCATCGAGCGGAAACATTCGACATCCATTTCTGCCTTCCATACCTACACAGCAAATTCACAGCTTCTTGTGGAAACTGATACGCTCAAAGCACAACAAATTGGCAAGCCAGTTCTGCCACTCAAAGGCTCCGCCGACATGTCAGACTCACCGGTCGATAGAACGGAGGCCATCAATAGGTATAACGATGCTATTGCAACACTCCGCAAGGAGGGAGTCGCTAATGCTGTAGACAGCGTCCCCTCACTACTCGATCGCCCCGATACGATTGACACACTCATCGAGGACCTCCTCACACCATCCAACAAGCTTTCAACTGCAGAGTTGGCCCGGTCTCAAGTCCACTGGAAGCgcaagccaaagctggAACACATGCTTTGGGCCGAGCCTAGCACCTCGCTTCACTCGCTCGAATTCGTCCGTGCCGGTCTCGAGGGAAGGATTGTCTCGTACCGCGAAGTCTCTCACACTTCGACGCCGCTTCTAGACTCCAGATCTTCTGcctcgatgacgaggaagccGGCGACGTCTAGCAACTTTGTGCGAGGAAAGTCAGCGTACGTTCCCTTTGCACCAGGAGGATTAGAGAGCGAAGTTATGAAGAATCCAGATGGATCGGAGCGAGATGCAGAAGATCTCTCGGACACGATCCGATCGCAAGTCGCGGATATGGAGGAGACGTTGAGCTCCGGCAGAGGCTTGCGCACCAAAGCTCCTGGGCTCAGTCGGTCTTTCATTGATCCCACTGAAGAAAGTCTtgatgatgaggaagaTACAGAAGCCGTCGAAAGAGCATCTTCAAGGGTTCAAGACGCCTCACAGGCGGTTGACGTTGGCCTTGGCATGGCACCTATCCCTGTTTATCGACCTGTTGAGCAAGATCGACCAGGACCGTCAGCTCTGCGCGGTTCTCGATCCCAGATCAATGGTGACGGTAAAGATCGTGCAGACACCAGCGTAcacgatgccgagcttgacgagctaCTCCCTGTCGAGCGTCCTCAGCCTCTCACACACGCCAGGCGAACCGCCAAGATCGATGCCAAACGCGATTGGGCTCACGTCATCGACGTGAACCAGCAACTTTCTAACTTTCACGAGCTCGTGCCACAAATGGCTCACTCATTCCCTTTCGAGCTAGATACTTTTCAAAAGGAAGCTGTCTACCATCTCGAACAAGGAGACTCGGTCTTTGTCGCTGCTCACACCAGTGCTGGTAAAACTGTGGTCGCCGAATACGCCATCGCTTTGGCACAGAAGCACATGACGCGCTGCATCTACACTTCACCCATCAAGGCGCTCTCGAACCAGAAGTATCGCGACTTCAAGCAGACATTCGGCGCGGCTAATGTCGGCATCCTCACTGGCGATGTGCAAATCAACCCAGAGGCACCGTGTCTAATCATGACAACTGAAATCCTGCGTAGCATGCTCTACCGAGGCGCCGACCTTATCCGTGATGTTGAATTTGTCATCTTTGACGAAGTCCACTACGTCAATGACCAAGAGCGTGGCGTGGTTTGGGAAGAGGTCATTATTCTTTGTCCGCAGCATATCAACCTCATTCTGCTTTCGGCTACCGTGCCCAACACCAAAGAGTTTGCGGACTGGGTCGGACGCACAAAGAAAAAAGACATCTATGTCATCAGCACACCCAAGCGTCCAGTTCCTCTGGAGCACTTTTTGTACGCTGGTAAAGAGATGTTCAAGATTGTCGATGCACGCGCACAATTCCTCGGATCGGGACTCAAGGAGGCTGGAGAGGCGCTCAAACGGAAACAGGAGAAGGAGCGAGAGGCCAATGCCGCCGCTactggtggtggtggtggtgcggctcgtggtggtcgaggtggaggagctGCCGGCTCCAACTCTCGCGGCCGAGGAGGCATGACGCCAGCCAGAGGTGCTGCGCCGCGAGGTCGTGGAGGTGCAGCAGGGGGTCGCGGCGGAGGCTTTCCAGGTACCACCACAGTCCGCACTGGCCTCGACAAGAATCTCTGGATCCACCTTGTCGGACACCTTCGTAAAAAGGAACTCCTCCCCTGCGTCGTCTTTGTGTTCTCTAAGAAACGCTGCGAAGAGTACGCGACCAGTATGCCCAACACAGATCTCAACACGGCTAAAGACAAGTCGGAGGTTCACATTCTCATCGAAAAGTCGCTTACCCGACTCAAGGGTACCGACAAGGAATTGCCACAGATCAAGCGCATGCGCGACCTCCTTGGCCGTGGAATTGGCGTCCACCATGGAGGATTACTTCCCATTGTCAAagagatcgtcgagcttctctTTCAGCGTGGGTTGGTCAAGGTCTTGTTTGCCACCGAAACGTTTGCTATGGGGGTCAATATGCCTGCACGCTCTGTCGTCTTTTCCTCAATTCGCAAACACGATGGACACGGGTTCCGGGAGTTGCTCCCAGGCGAGTACACGCAGATGTCCGGTCGTGCAGGTCGTCGAGGTCTCGACGCTACTGGTGTCGTTATCATTAACGCTGCCGATCAATTGCCCGAAACTGCCGTGCTGCACAAGACGCTTCTCGGCCAACCAACCAAGCTATCATCTCAGTTCCGACTTACGTACAACATGATCCTCAACCTGCTTCGGGtggaagcgctcaaggTTGAAGAAATGATCAAGCGCTCCTTTTCCGAGAATGCGGCCCAAAAGATGCTTCCGGATCAACAGAAGAAGGCGCAAGAACTCGAGAAGAAATTGGCCAAAGCACAACATCCTCAACCTCCCGAGTTGGACGAACAAATGTCGACGTATTACGACCtgtgtgctgctgtcgtgGCGAGCAACCAGTCGCTGTTCGAGTTGGCGCTGGGTCATCAGCAGGGAGCAAAGAACTTTGGTGCTGGGAGAGTGGTGATTCTGCGCGATGGGCATTTCGACTTTGACATAGCGGCGATTGTCAGACAGGTTTCAGCCAGCGAATTTttggtgcttgctgctgtgacgccggagaggaagaagggCGAATTGGATTTACAGGGATGCAACAATGGGGAGAGTGGCGGAGTTGCTCCGCTGTGGCCGCCAAGAGTGAGGGCGGCGAAAGCCGAGTTGGTGTACGATCTTCGCGAGGTATCATTGAGCAGTATCTCGCTGGTTACCGAGCAGACGATCAAGTTGGATGTAGCGCTCATCACCGCGCACCGAATCAGCGCTATGAACCGCGCACTCGAATCTCTGCTCCCCATCCGCGAATCTTTTGCCACAACCACCCAGGCAGAAGGAATCCGAGAAGCAGAATGGACCAAGCTACGCAGACTTGATTTCCAAGAAGCCCTTCGTAGTCGCGATTCCTACGCTTCCAAAACGCACCAACACCTCTCGCTCCTGGACTCACCCACCTTTTCCACCGACTATGCCCTCGTCTCTACCTACAAGACCATCACGCGCACCCTCGAGCAGACACTGAAACTTCAATCCGACGAAAACCTCGAACTACTGCCGGACTATCATCAACGCGTTTCTGTACTCAAGACGTTACGTTACATTGATCCGATCACTGAATCAGTGCTGCTCAAAGGTCGGGTGGCGTGCGAAGTAAATTCGGCTAACGAACTGGTCTTAACCGAACTTATCTTGGAAAACGTTCTGGTCGAGTACGAGCCCGAACAACTGGTCGCGCTGTTGTCAATCTTTCTCACGCAGGAAAAGACGGACGATATTCCTGTGCTTGAAGGCAAGATTTTGGAAGGATACCAAAAGATCTTAGAGATCGCCGAGCGAGTCTCCGCCATTCAGTTGTCCAATTCCCTAGCTAGTGAAGACTTTACAGCGCCTAACAAGATAGCACTGGTACCGGTGGTGTACGAATGGGCTAAGGGAACTGACTTCGCCACCATCGCTGCCATGACCGACATTCAGGAGGGCTCGATCGTCAGAGTCATCACCAGATTGGACGAAACGTGTAGAGAGATCCGAGATGCTGCTAGGGTCATTGGCGATAGAGATCTGGGCGAAAAGATTCAGAGTTGTCAAACACTCATTCGTAGAGACATCGTGTTCGCGGCCAGTTTGTACTTTTAGAGTGGCGAAGCCCCTCATCGCAAATCTCGCCTCTTTGGCAAATAACGTGACCGATGTTCCATCAACGTCAACTCTGTCCAAAGATCAATTGCTGACAATTGCTACAACAGCTCTCTCTGCCTTTCACAGAGGAGCACAGGCTCACTTTCTCCGACCACGAAAGGACATGGTCAAAGGAACGACTGAAGCTAATTATTGGTGCAGAATGCAGAAAGGGATAGCACAATTCTGAACGACTCGAGAAAGTTGGCCTTCTTCACGCCACAGGCGGACCCCCCGGCATATCGAAAGGTTCCTCGTTCGTCCCAGCCCCAAGGTCCTCTGAGACATTTGAAACGCCCTGCAAGGGCTGTACAGCTGCACGCAGCGTCTCATCGTGCTCTGTGGCCGCAAGGTTGCTAGCCTGagccttgagcagctcttcCGATGCATGCCCTGTTTTGGATGCCGTGACGCCCATGCCAGCATCGGGCTCAGTGGGCTCGGCGGGCTCAGTGCGATCAGTGGCCTCAGCAGCGACATGTGCTGTCTGCGAGCCAGGGAGATGCAGCTGGCTGCCATTAGCAGTGTGCTCGCTTCTGGCGTAGGCCTGTAATGCCGGGttggatgcagatgcagagaGCGGAATCGAAAGCTGCGTCGCGACAGTCTTTTGCGATGGCGTACGGTGCAGACTGACACGGTCCGAGGGTGCCCCAGGTCCAGCAGACACACCTGGAGCATAAATAGCTTGGTGCGAAGTCTGGCCTGTCGAGCTTCCAGGGATGGAGTCACGCGTGCGGGACGAAGAGTCACTTCCACGTCTGCTCAGAGGAGGCAACGCCTTGAGCGAAGCAGAGGTGTCACTGCTGTTGCGTCGGTCGCCCATGAGACTGCCGCCAATACTCCTGGCCCCGCCCAAGCTGGGCGCGTGGTGGTGACTGCGGCTAGCACCACCCATACTCATGCCGGCCGTGGAAGACGCGAGCGTCAAGATGCTAGCGTTATCAGCAGGGATCGCTGATGGATGTGGGTTGTTGTTGGGATGAGGCCGTGAGTGGGTGGGAACGTTGATAAAAGTGCTGGCGCCTTCGGCTgtgaggctgctgctgttgttgttgttgccCATCTGTCCACTGCCGGCCCGCGAAACGCCGTCAGAGGCGAAGTGAATGGAAAAGCCCTCACGAGGACCAGTGCTGAGACGTTGGGAAGCTCTGAAAGAGTCGTCGCCACTGCTCTGCCGCGGCTGAGCAATATGGGTGGTCGGAAGGACCGTAGGCtcacgagtgtcgaggCTCATCAAAGTGGTGGGTTTGGTGCTGGCGCGACTCTTGCCGGTGTCCATGGTGCGGTTGCCAATCGAGTCGCGATCCGCGAGGCTGCTGTCATTGTCCGTGTCTTGTTCGATGCCATCTGTGGTCGCTGGTTCATTCGCGATGTTTGCAGACGGAATGGGTGGAGCGGCGGCGGGGACTTGGGCAGCACTCACGTTGAAGTCTGTGCTTGCGTGCAAACCCGGTTCGGTGTTACCTGCAGGTACAGACTCACGTGTCCTCTCGTTTGTGATAGTGCTGCGAGAGAGTGAGAGTGGCGTGGAATTTTGCTCAGTGGGGATCGAGCTGTTGTGGTGACGAGTTGATCCAGGCAGATCGATAGCACCAAGTGGCTCTTGCGTGGGGATGCCGTCGAGCTGTGGTGGAGGCGTCAGCCTACCATGAGCAGAACCGTCATGTACAGGCACTGTGAGCGTGTTTGCCAGGCCATGCGCTTGATCTGAtgcaaaagcagaagcaaaTTGTGGTTGTTGTCCTGTTACAGATGCACGTTGAGCTCCGTCGCTGGTATTGGGCAGCGTAACTATCTTGCTTCGGCCGTCCACTCTCGATGCACCCGTTCTTGCTGGAACAGTACCGTTTGTTCCAGTCGCACCGTTGTACGCATATTCATTGGGCCCGTTGGCTGCTTCGCTCGGCCTGCGTCCGAACTTTTTCGAGAACCAGCTGCCGATCGAATTCTTCTTCGTCCGCCCGTAAGGCTGTGACTGCGTGGATGCGCATGTGCCTGTCTGGGAGGACATCTGCGTCTATCAGCGGATTTGATGCGGGAAGGCTGATATGAAAGTGTAGTAAGGACGATGAATAGggtacagtcacgagtgatggGTGGTGGAGGTCGTAGTCGAGAGCAAATTACCCAACCATACACAATaggcaatcgtgaatcacgaatgcaggCTACTGAACTGTACTCACGGACTTGGCGGTGTGATGGATTCAGAACAAAGGGTCTTATGACTGCACTCACGctgtaatcgtgaatatgtgacacattcacgattttcgcAACGCTCAAGCCACGCTCCAAATTTCCTTGAAAATTGCCTCTGTGCGGAGCTGCTCAAATTCCGCAGACTAAACAAACTCTCGTGGGTAGATGTGAGATGCCGATATTTTCCCAGGCGCGCGTCGTCCACACCCTGTCCGGAATTTCTTGGAATGGGTGCACTCAGCGTGTCAACATATTTTACGCATAGTGACCTGCGTAACCAAAAACCAAGAGGCTCCATTAGAACACACGGCATATGCAATCGCGAACAAGTTGAAATGACACTGAGACAGACGATGGCCACGAATGGAATGGTTCTGAACAGGGTACAGGCGTGGTCAAAGAACACAGCTGGGGGGGTAAAGCTGAAAATTTGACATCAGCTGAACCAGACACTAGAACACAATTGAAGCACTGTTCGCATTCAACCAGCCTGGTAGATAGCGGGGCCTGCCACCACGTGATAGTTGATGAGAGAAAGGTTGGCAGGTGTGTAGAAGGTGTCGCTGTCGGTAAGAGCGACAAAGATGGTGCTGTTGACGAGTGTAGGACCCTGAGCATACACGGTTCCTCCAGGTTGCCTGGCCTTGGCCGTTCGCGCATTCGTGTCGACATCGTAGAGAGAAGCGTAAGTGACGTTGAATTGCGAAACGTAGGCAGCAAATCTGGGAACCCCAGATGTGTgcgtcttggtcttctGGTTATAAGGACCCTGCGTCTTTCCAGGCGAGTCCCACGTGAACATGTTTTCCTGACCTTCCTCAGTCAGAGCGGTAACATTgttcgagatggaaggTCCACCAGCTGCCTTGCCAGCAGCGATTGCGTCCGGCTGGTTAGACCAATTGAGTGCGGGGTAGATCTCCCAGGCTAGAGGCTGATTTTCCTGAGGGCAGGACTTGATCCAGGGACTCAGCAATGTCCAGGCCCACGACTGGGGAACGCCTGTCTCGAACCACTCGGGCATTGGGAAGAGACCTTCAAACTGACGGAACGCCATCTGCTGCCTGGCCTCAGTGGTAATGGATTGCAGCAGAATCTGAGCGCTGGCTCGGTTGTCGAGCTGGTTGAGGAAGCCGTACACGCCCGACTCGCCCCACTTGGTGAGCCTCTGGCTAAAGTCGATAAATTCGGGAACCGTCTGAAATTCATAGCGATAAGTGCACATCTTGGGAGCCTTAGGCCCAAGCATATTGGAAAGGGCGACAGCGTGACCAATCTCCTGCTGAGCCATGTGACGAATGAGGTGGCGgtcgtcggcatcgagaccagcagcatcatAGTCGGCGTCCGAGAACTTGACCAGTGCATAGTTGAAGaggtcaagctcgatgtATTCTTGGTGCAAAGCGAGCGCAATGGATTGGAAGTCAAAGTTGGAGAAGACTTGATATGTCGGCTTCTTGACTAGAAAGGAAGAGATGGGCTGGTAAGCTTCCGAGACGTTCATCCCAGCGCGGCGAGGATCAGAGCCAGCACCCAGCTGAGCAGGAGACACGATATGGATCTGGCTCCTCTTGTGCTGTAGACTtggtgctgccaaagccagGGCAAACACCGATGCAAAGCCGACCGCCCAAGACAGGAGGTTGCTGAAACGAGGAGAACTAATCATAGTTTGCAGTGCACAAGGGGAAAGGAAGTGAAGGGAAGTGAGACAGTGCAATCGCAAAAAGGATGCTGGACAGAGTTACTACTGTACTTATACCTGGTACTAGCCGCTCTAGTAGcgcctcttccaccaaATGATTTATAAAATGGAGGACTGTTACGCATAACCACGACAGGTTTGCATCATTCACAGCGCTTAGGCGGTATCCTGGTCGAGGAAAACGCCATTACAACGATGATCTTGCTGCAGCAAGCAACCGTGAATAGCCATCATGCTGCGATAGACCTCGTCGAGAACAGACAGGCTGGCCAAGGTTCACAAAACGTTAGCCAGCGTAGCCCATGACGTTGCCGAAATCTGATATGTGTGATCATCTTTTCGTCTTTCTCTTTAGGTGTTACGAGTATGACTGTGCTTTTGATAAAATGTGCTTGGTAGACATGCTGTGTACTCAGAAcgatcgacaagctcgcctCCGAAGCTTGGATTGCAGACAGAAGTACTCTGAACCATTTGTCATATGCAAGTCTTCGAGGAAAGCTCgcatcgagatgcgctcaagatgGAAAAGATCACCAAACATAAGcttgcagtcacgagcagGTATGTCGATCGCTATGGTTACCCATTGAACCTTATAGTAATGAGtaaccaatcgtgaattgctAAGCCTAGCATTCGGGATCGCAGCTTTAGCCGAAGTAGCGAAGCTTCAGGGCGTCGCCACTCTCTCAAAAATTGGTGGATACATGATTACATAGAGAGATTCAGGCaaaacattcacgattgactCCGTCTTTTACTGTTCGAAAAGCTGATGTCTAAGGGCAGCAGGGGCCTGTCAACTTAACCGCGTTATAGCTACGGGGTCAAATCATCACATGCTGGCGAACAGGTCCATGCCAAGCAGGATCCTCATTCGACGCCACCGAATGTGCATGTTCGTCGTTGCAAGAATCAAGGGCAACCACTTTTTTCTCGATTCGGCTATCAAGGCGCCTCAATGCCATGCTGAATGAGACGTGCACAAGCGGACATCAAGGTGTAGTCATTCCATCAAGCTGAACATCCACACGTAAGGCTGGGGATACATTCACCAGTATACTGTATATCCCCTTTCCATAAGGtgtaaatcacgaaatgTCTCAAATATACGTGACATCATAGTTACAACCGATTCTACTGGATAGACTGGTCTTGCTACGAATCTGCTCCCTTATCTTGTTGATGGTAGCGCCAGGGTTCCTGGCTACGCAGCCCAGCatgagctggagctgctgctcgtgctcgccAACTCAGCTGCCTCAATCTGCTTTCTTGCGCTGCGCCGCTGTTACCCTTGTGTCCTTGCATTGCTCCACGATGACGCtcatcaatcgtgaacggATAAGCAAATCGCTTTCATCTAAGCCTTGGTGTGGCCTCGGTGCATCACAATTCCACAATCTTCTTACAAAAATTCTGGATACACCGTTTCGCTTGCGTTTTGGCGGCATGTTGATCGTAAGTAATAGTATCCATGTTcatggatggcgagcgagctATTACGTACACTGAACGCATGAGGCCTATGCTTCGTCATGGACGCACAACGATATCGTTGGGCTTCTTATTACAACGATTTCCTAGGACATACGTACAaatcaaatcgtgaatgacgcCTTCATACGATAACTTCGCTTAAAAGCACAATACATTTGAGCCTTTTAGGTAATTCTTCAAAGTATAGTATTTCCTCCAATTGCctatcacgaatcacgaatcacgaatgttgtTCTGTTTGCTCGAAAAACCTCCAACCACGAAGTTGCCaaaacattcacgattcacgattggacTTTACTCAGCATCCTTGTCGATACTCgacctgctgcttcttgcaATCGTCAGGGAGTACAGAGTCATGGATCATTTGCTTGTCCCCGCGCTTTCCCTCACCACACTATGAGCTAGTATTCAACCCCACTTCATTTTCAACTactgattcacgattgtgcgCCAAGATCTCTGTGAAAATCTTTCAGCCGCAATTCGAACCTATGATCAGCAAAAGCAACAATGCGACAAACTAAGCTCGACAAAAGAAAGCCACAGGAATCGTCGGCCACAGAGAGCAAGGAGTTTGTAGAGGAAAAGCCTGCTGACGGAATGAAACGGAAAGCATTGGCTTCCGAGGCTGAAGCTAAAGACTCAAGTCTAAGCGGAGACGTCTGCACCAAGAGCCGCAAGGAAATGTGTTGCGAGGATCAAGAGAGTGGGCAATTGACGGATAGCGGCTCTGATGAAGTAACAGCGCCGACCAAACTGACTAGGGACCagcgcaagatcgacgacaagctcaaaggCAACGATTTCGAGAAcatcaagcgtgaatcTGGCTCCAAAGAAGAATGAGTCGAGCCGCGAGGTGACTTGGCACGTTTCAGAAAAGGGACTTGTCTATTTCTTCTATCGGCCAAAGGTCATGTCGAGTAACAAGGCAAAGTTCAACAACACCGAATCACTGGATGATGTGCAGAACACAATTGTGTTGCTTGTCCCAAGAACGAGTGAATCGAGCACGGCTCCTGCTTCCAATGACGATGCAacgcaagagcaagacgagaaACGCGAGCCGCCTAATCCCAGTGCTTACCGTCTCGTTTCGCTTAGCAAGAAGCGTATGCCTAGCCCAGAAGCAGCCCTCAAAGAGGGACAAGATCCCGGTGGAATTATGGGGCGCCACAGTGAAGCCATTTGGGCTACAGTGGCAGGCATTGGAACAAATCTCAAAGCACTAAGCGAGGCTCTGGGAGAAgagcactcgtgactattcCACCAAGACGCGAGGTATGTGCTGGATTGCAGCTTGATACGCCGACGCCGCAAATGACCAATCACGACTTCATGGTGTGGGAACTGATGAGGAACGCTATACTTTTCTCTGCTCTTTTTATACACAGGCGAGAGGATCAAGCCAGCTGCGAGGCCGGCTGGGCGTGGTCACTATGCGCTGATTATCAAAACGGCCAATCCGCCTTCCACCCGCGAGGTGCGGCTTACATATTACCTTTCTCACCTAAGCAGCGGCGACTTTGGTCGAGTGTAGGAAGAACTCGGATTACACCCTGCTTCGTCCGTGCTCATGCAGATGAGAAATCCCACATTGGCACCCACAGGTCCTGGCGCACCAGTCGCCGGACTTCCTAAAGACAAGCGAGCGACCCTGACCAAAGAGGAACTGCAGGAAAACTTTGGAGGCGACGTCAACAAAAACGGCAATCGATATGCCCGGCCTGAAGGACCTGCATTGTTGGATCGACAGGGCGTAGAGTTGCTGCCGATCAAGCGGGAGACGCAAGAGGACAATGGCTCGAGGGGCCTCGGCGACGAACAGACCAAAGCGCTAGCTAAGCTGGCTCAACAAGACCGCGAAAAGATATCGGATGAGATGATTCTcaaggatctcgagctGTCCAGCAAGGAGACAAGGGTCGAGGCGTTGTCGGGCAAGTGGATCTAATGAACCTCTGCGACGTTACTTTGCAGAAGTGTGTTCGCACGCAGCACCCTGCCCGGTTTGTTCAGTAAGAAAATGCCCATTCAGCTTGCGACATATGACAGCTG comes from Mycosarcoma maydis chromosome 1, whole genome shotgun sequence and encodes:
- a CDS encoding putative Rds1 protein — translated: MISSPRFSNLLSWAVGFASVFALALAAPSLQHKRSQIHIVSPAQLGAGSDPRRAGMNVSEAYQPISSFLVKKPTYQVFSNFDFQSIALALHQEYIELDLFNYALVKFSDADYDAAGLDADDRHLIRHMAQQEIGHAVALSNMLGPKAPKMCTYRYEFQTVPEFIDFSQRLTKWGESGVYGFLNQLDNRASAQILLQSITTEARQQMAFRQFEGLFPMPEWFETGVPQSWAWTLLSPWIKSCPQENQPLAWEIYPALNWSNQPDAIAAGKAAGGPSISNNVTALTEEGQENMFTWDSPGKTQGPYNQKTKTHTSGVPRFAAYVSQFNVTYASLYDVDTNARTAKARQPGGTVYAQGPTLVNSTIFVALTDSDTFYTPANLSLINYHVVAGPAIYQAG
- a CDS encoding putative RNA helicase, involved in exosome mediated 3` to 5` mRNA degradation; the encoded protein is MSDSPVDRTEAINRYNDAIATLRKEGVANAVDSVPSLLDRPDTIDTLIEDLLTPSNKLSTAELARSQVHWKRKPKLEHMLWAEPSTSLHSLEFVRAGLEGRIVSYREVSHTSTPLLDSRSSASMTRKPATSSNFVRGKSAYVPFAPGGLESEVMKNPDGSERDAEDLSDTIRSQVADMEETLSSGRGLRTKAPGLSRSFIDPTEESLDDEEDTEAVERASSRVQDASQAVDVGLGMAPIPVYRPVEQDRPGPSALRGSRSQINGDGKDRADTSVHDAELDELLPVERPQPLTHARRTAKIDAKRDWAHVIDVNQQLSNFHELVPQMAHSFPFELDTFQKEAVYHLEQGDSVFVAAHTSAGKTVVAEYAIALAQKHMTRCIYTSPIKALSNQKYRDFKQTFGAANVGILTGDVQINPEAPCLIMTTEILRSMLYRGADLIRDVEFVIFDEVHYVNDQERGVVWEEVIILCPQHINLILLSATVPNTKEFADWVGRTKKKDIYVISTPKRPVPLEHFLYAGKEMFKIVDARAQFLGSGLKEAGEALKRKQEKEREANAAATGGGGGAARGGRGGGAAGSNSRGRGGMTPARGAAPRGRGGAAGGRGGGFPGTTTVRTGLDKNLWIHLVGHLRKKELLPCVVFVFSKKRCEEYATSMPNTDLNTAKDKSEVHILIEKSLTRLKGTDKELPQIKRMRDLLGRGIGVHHGGLLPIVKEIVELLFQRGLVKVLFATETFAMGVNMPARSVVFSSIRKHDGHGFRELLPGEYTQMSGRAGRRGLDATGVVIINAADQLPETAVLHKTLLGQPTKLSSQFRLTYNMILNLLRVEALKVEEMIKRSFSENAAQKMLPDQQKKAQELEKKLAKAQHPQPPELDEQMSTYYDLCAAVVASNQSLFELALGHQQGAKNFGAGRVVILRDGHFDFDIAAIVRQVSASEFLVLAAVTPERKKGELDLQGCNNGESGGVAPLWPPRVRAAKAELVYDLREVSLSSISLVTEQTIKLDVALITAHRISAMNRALESLLPIRESFATTTQAEGIREAEWTKLRRLDFQEALRSRDSYASKTHQHLSLLDSPTFSTDYALVSTYKTITRTLEQTLKLQSDENLELLPDYHQRVSVLKTLRYIDPITESVLLKGRVACEVNSANELVLTELILENVLVEYEPEQLVALLSIFLTQEKTDDIPVLEGKILEGYQKILEIAERVSAIQLSNSLASEDFTAPNKIALVPVVYEWAKGTDFATIAAMTDIQEGSIVRVITRLDETCREIRDAARVIGDRDLGEKIQSCQTLIRRDIVFAASLYF